The DNA sequence TATTGAAACTCAATTATAATTTCGATTCTACTACCTTCTTGAGCTCTAGCTTATCACTCTtaaattatattcataatatcaTTTAAATTACATTTATAAGATACACCAACATAGTGTTATCTTCGCTCGAATTTAGTTCATGTATACAGTTGATTACATGCTGGTTATTTTAGTTTAATGTATCTTTAAAAGAATAATTATTTAGTGCTTAAATGTGTTTTagcatttaaaattttttagtccTCAAGATTTTTCAAACTTTCAACGACTGTTAGTGTTTGCATTTTAAAATGTTATTCTCATAttgcataaaattttattaattttttatgttgctaACCTTTTATTAAACATGAAAGCTAAACAGGCTTCATTGTGTCAGTGCCTGATCAGATTTTGATAGTTGTGTATTAAAGATACAACTACAAGATCTGAAGGCATCGATATCATGATAAAACTACAATAATACATAATGGTTTCACCACCTTCTTAAACCTAGgtacaattaaaatttttaaatacatCAATTACCCATTACGTAGTTCCCTGTAATTCTCTGTTGAAACCAAAAAATTGACATCATAGTAAATACCATAATTTACTAAAAGAATTATAATGCCTAGCTTCTGAAATCAAAGCCCATAAGATGCtgataaaattatgcatcaaaactgAAGTACTATATGATCAGATATATATGGATTCAGAGAGCTGCTAGTTACACTTTGGTGTACAAACCTAATGATCGCTATAACGTCCTAGAGAATCTAGATGTTGAACTAAAAGGGAATCCAGTATATTAACTTCTTTGCCCTATGATGCATAGTGGACACAATGAAGGATGGATGTGTTAGCCTGtttatctcccaaatgcatatttTGCACATTCAAAAATGCAGAGTAGCAAATTATACTGAAAGCgtcatttaaatttatttattttacatcatCCCTCTACTTTTCTTGAGATCCACAAATGTATTGTCAGATGTATTTACTAATATAAAttatcaaacaagtcatcctgcatatgagaaagcactgtaaatgtGGTGCATCCACAAATATCGGCTACCAAACACCGTATGAAATTGTGATTAGCATGTAGCGACGGCACAAAAGTGGTAGAGCTACTCACTATTTCCAGGTAGATTCGACCTTCTTGGTCCTCTTGTAGTACCGAGCCAAGCGATGGATCCTGCTCTCCACCAGGATCAACCTGAATTTGGAGTCCTTGTCTTTCCTGCTCCTCTCCAAGTGCTTCCTGATGGCTACTGCTTTTTTAATCAGGTGGTACAGATCCTCTGGTAACCCCGGTTGAAGCCCTACATCAACCCCATGATCAAAATCGATCTCAAAATCAAACAGAACAACAGAAACAAATTCAAGACAGCACCATATACATATTACAAAAGGTAAAATCTAGCcctagaagaagagaagaaaattttcTGATGAGAAAGCTACTAAGCTAGTACCATGAGCCTTGAGGATCCTAAGGATCTTGCTCCCGGTGACGCTCTTGACCTGGGCGATACCGTGCGAGTCACGAAGAATAACACCAATCTGCGACGGCGACAGTCCCTTCTTCGCAAACTTGCAGATGTTTTCCTCAACCTGAGCGACCGCATCGACAGAGTTCAAAAGAAAGCCCAACAGAACAAATAACAAAAGCGGGAACCAGATTAGGAGGCGACGGCTCACATCCGCTGCGGAGATCTTAAGCCAGCTCGGTGGCGTCCTCTTGTACGGCAGCGCCGACGAGGAGATACCCTTTCTGCAGCCCAACACGCAGAGAACGATTCCATTACAAGAGAGATAGAACGAGAACGGAAAACAGCGGAAAGATATGAGTCGGAGAGTTGGATCACCCGCGGCTGTGCATGCGACCCATGGCGACAACAGCGCTGGCGGCGACGGGTGTTTCTTTGGTTGGAGGGAAGTGCGAAAACCCTAGTCCACGGTTCGAAGCGTTAGCAGGGGATTTTGTTTGCATACCGTATATATAGGAAACGGGAAACGGCTAGTTGGCACTCTGGTGGCATTAGGACCGTCCGATTCGATCATCGGCATTTGGATTTGCGGGTGAGATCGGGGGTGTTGTCTAGGGATGTAAGATGGATGAATGGGTCAGACCGAACCAAAACGAGTCCAATCGGATTCTATCATAAATTGGATCGACCTTATCGAACTCGGCAAGATCAAATTAGACCATGTCAAAGCAGACCTATCGAGGGACATATGTCTGAGGTCGGGACCCGTGTGCTTTGGAGAAGTGACAACCCAATCAGACCAGGGATTatttatttaagtttttttttcataatttaaattcataatATAGTTGGCAAACCAAATCATTAAATTATGAATGATAAATAAACGATGACATGAGAGGTATGACATTTGTCATTCTCGTTTGTGATAGGATGTagagaccaaaatgcttaagtgagAGTTaatatagtacactcatcagacccttataaattAATCATATATATTGTCCgcttccgatgtgagactaatgaGATATTACATGGATCACCAAATATCATGGATTATCggatataaatatttgaaataataCATATGTAATAATACATATGTAATATAAGATGGTTAAAGGAGTTTTATACGCTGTCTCCTGTCTGGCTGCAGAGAGGGAATCAGCAGCCTCGGGTTTGTGGAGGGAAACGATCCGAAGTCATCGTCTTATATCCATTCGGCTCCACTCGCAGGTCCGGAGAGGGGAAACGATGGTTCGCTGCGGCAGCTTCACTAGAGCATCGACATCTCCCTCCCTTCTCtcctccttcccctctctaccaTCACCGGCCGCAGCCCCTCTCCGCCGCCACCTCACCTGGTCCCGTATCGCCCCCGCCTCCAGTAATGCCGTCCGCCCTCGTGCTTCTCACCAATTTCCCacacctcctccgacgagatcgggGAGACCGTGCAGGAGTCGGATTCCGGGAGATGGAACGGTAAGGAGTATATGTGTGTGCATATGGATATCCTCTCGGATTAAGCTTTTGTATGATTCTCTCGATCTGATGGTAGGGGCTCAGATATCTAGACAATCATAGCGGCAAAGCAACTCTCCGATCCATGGAAACTAGGGATGATGATAACAGTTTTACGGAAACAAAGAGTAGGAGCTGCAGAACCCATTCTTGCCAGCAAAGCAAATCTCCACTCTCTGATCTTTGGAAAGGAATTGAGTTGACATTTCTTGTTGGTCTACTCACCTTTCAAGTGTCTCAGCAGGCAATTGCTGGTACAGATTTTTCCGGAGTTCAGCCAACGGCTTATATAGGAGATCTTGGTGATCTAAGTACAGGATTTGCATCAGTAGGAAATCTTCCTTGTGTCTTTTGATATCAACATTTTCGTACTCATGTTCTAAAATTTTGAACTGTTATTGGTACTTAGTGGCATTGTATTATTATCTTTAACTTGCGTATGAAGTTAGAGTATCGATACTTGATATTGCATTTTTATTTACTGAACAACATCAATTTTAGGTTTCTATATTACTGAAAAACTCTCTATGTTTGTTGACCTAACATAACGATAGAAAAACTGATGCATGAATTCCTTTTCTGATACTTCTTATTTTTGCAAATATAACCAGATGATGATGGTTAATGTGATTGCAATATATTCTAGTAAGAAGCAACCAGATAATCCATTTTCAAGAATTTATCAGAATTTTGAATAAGTACTCATAAGTGATATAAATTTCCACTCAATGACCCTTATTTCTTTTTGGATAATGCATTCATGGGATAATCAACTTTgtacaaatggcttcaaaacaagTAATTGGCTTATCATGGTAAATTCAGTTGAATGTTCCTAACCAGTTATCAACCTGTTTGAGGCATTTCACCGTTCATACTGTTGTTAGGCTGTTTTGGTTTCTCATGAAAGTTAAAAGTAGCTAAATACAGCTCTTCTCTAATATTTGAAAAAGTTTGCTACAACCTAAGCTGTTGGTACCCTTTGTAGGATGGAACCACAAAATTTTTTGCTAAGATCCAACAATACTTTTTTGACTGATGCAGGCAAGAAGGCTAGCTTTGTGGTGCTTATCCATGCAGGCTGATATTATCTAGTGTCCAAGCATCTTATGTCTTTCAAGTCCTGTAATATATTGATAAGCATAAAGACACAACAATCATACCGACTAATTGGCAGTTTCATGTATTGATTTATAACTTTCCTGCATTAACTGATGGATATGTAAAACAACTTTTCTTGATTTCTTCATAATCAGAGTAGTGAAGTTTCACATATTCAGTATTTGAAGTTCTCAAATTCTTTAAATGCATAATTTTTAAGATTTTGAAAGTGAGAAACAACACTGGTCCTGTTATAGTTGGATCCTATAAAAATCTGAATATGTCAGATATTGCTTCTTTCATGTTGTTGATAATATGATCATGAAAGACATTGCAACATAAGTAAACAATTCGAACAGATAATTGCTCTTTGAACTTACCAGTCTAAACACAACCACACATTCAGGAAGCCCAAGCACATATAAACACAAAAGTACACCATGTAATTGTTGGTACAATGTTAAGATTGTTCCTTTGCTACCTAGGTAACTGGGTTTGGGTCATAGAAATGGTCTCTCTACGTATGCCATTCTCAGTTCCCATATTGGTTGGAATCTCATACACTGGGTTCACCATTTTACTCTGTTATCCTGCTCGGGAGAAGAATTATCATATTGCTTTGTTCTAAAATTTTCCATCATCAAGAACGGGAAATGTTGGTCCTTTCGTAAATGCATTAAATTGTCACTCAGTATATTGTTTTAGCATGTTACTGATGTATGCAAAACAGAATAAAGATGTGATTTTATTGTACAAATTGACACTTCTTTTAtggttattttcatttttttggttTTGGCTTCTTTACATATAACGTGCTATAACACTGTTTATGCAGGCATTTTTGCTGATCTTTTTCTCTGAACTGGGAGACAAAACATTTTTTATTGCTGTAAGGTCTCCTTTGCTGAATGCATTAGTTGACCTGTTATTATCAACAAAATTAGATAATGCTTGGGGTTCATGGTAGCAACTGTTTGTATATGTGTACCTAACTTAACATCTCTCAACTTTTTGTTCAGTctcttaaaatgatttaataaggGAACATATAGCTAATCCATAAAATTTACTGAAAACTCTCCATATTGGATCCCCTTATAATACTCATTGATGTTGCCTTTTTGGCTCTTCATGGAAAAATAGTAAAGTAGTGTGCTTGGCAATATTAGGTTGCAGCACCAGAATTCCTCCTAACAAAGTTATCAAGAAGAATGTTCCTACTTGCAAAGCATTGTTAGCAATGAAGATTCAACTGATTCTTTATGGCATACAAGTCAGAAAGCATGGACTGAAAACTTGTATGTTTGTGTTATTGAGCCAGAACTTAGATATTTCTGAAGATAATAAGATAAGATTATTATGATgaccttgttgaatgaagaagttGCCCACTGCCAGTGTATAGAATGGTATAGCTTGCTACCTGTGAATGAGGTTTTGGCCTCTTACTATTTTTTCATACATCATTGGTGCTCATCAAACCCGAAAGCCAAATGCTACACATGAATTTCATGCCATATGCATAGATACACAACTCTTGTCATGAACACACAATTGCTTTCTATAGatatcctaaaaaaattaaattccatAACCATTAACAAATCTGCAATCACAATCCTGAAGATCATGGATTCTATTGCAAGAACAACATCTTTTTTCTTGAGATAATCATGTCATGTttacttaaaaattataaaattttgtacACCATGTCAATCTGCTCCAAATATGCAGTATGTAAATGTTGGCATCTTGTCTGTATAAAAACAACTGAGAATGATTTCAATAAGTTAATGGAAGAATTCTTTTACCTAGAGTGTGAGACCACTCCAGATGTTCTTAGGATTTCAGCAAGTTGAACTGATCACTTCTACCACTTTCTTGCACTATATTCTCTGAGAGCAAtgaattctttttcttgtttcaacCTTAGAATTATTAGTCTGCTGTTCTACCATGGAAGATAAAATATACGAAGTTCCTAGCTTGACTAAATTTGTGATTTCTGTTATTTCAGAGATATATTAACTATTTTATGCTACATTTTTGCTTGTTTTTGTAGGCACTTTTGGCAGCTAGAAACTCTGGACTTGTAGTTTTTCTAGGCACATTTGGAGCACTTGCGTGAGTACACAACTTGCAACAGTTTTCCTTTAAAGTTCTCCTTTTATCTGTTACCTGTGGATCTGTTTTCTGTCATTCTACTTCAAATTGTCAACAATCCTAAAAGAAGTAAACTTCCATATTCTTACCTGTAAATTCATCTCAGAAGAATTTGATTGCGTTCATTTTTATGTGCTCATAGATTTAAATTTTAGCAAATAGTACTGTTTCTTGAGTGGCATGGGGGATTCATCAACAGAAGAGAACACCATTTCAGGTTGAAGAAAATTATAGCCTCTGTTTTGCTTTCATAAATTTAGTATATAAGTAAAAGTGCGCACCAAAGAGTTCGGATGTTATTGCTTGTGCTGAATCATTAGCTATGTTTCAGTCATTGGATAACCTTGGCAGGTCCTTGACATGTTGCTATATCTGATGGGCCAGGTTACAGTTTGTGAGAAGAGATATTCTCATGATAAAAAGTTAATTTCTGAGAGAATATATTACATGTGATTTTTGATGACTTGAAAATGAGAACCTAACAACTACTTGTATTTGTGCCACTTTCCTTGATTTATAGTCATTTTCATAACATGATCCCATTTATGGTTCTTTGTTAATGAGATCTAATGAAAGAATACATATGTAGATGTTAGCTTTTTGACTTGATTCCATGAAAGCTTTGTCTCTGCCAGGATTTAAGTTTGTAATGGCACAGAAAATCTGGAAACTCTGTCAGGTTAAGCAACTGCAGTTTGAAAATTTCTGTTAAGTTGAACTCCTTGAAATAGCAATGCTCTATTAACCCAGAACAGAAACCCAAAATGGACATTTAGGCATCACAAAATGTGGCAACTAACAATTTAACAAGTGGGATTGTTGCCATTGAGGCATTGACAATTTAGGCATGTGATTGATGGTCTGACAATTACAATCATCTGGGTTTCTTCATTGGGTTTCTTTGGTGGGTGTAAATAGATTCTCTTCAAACTATTTGTTGCTTTTTGTTCCAAGGGAGAGCTATTTTCTAGATCTAGCATTTCAGAATATGTAGCCAGTTGTAATCATTTATATTTTTTGTATCTGACAGGGCAATGTCAGTTGTTTCGGTTGTTCTGGGACGAACATTTCATTATATTGACGGCGTTGTTCCATTTAGGTATTTCTGGTGTTCTTGCTATGAAGAATCGATGATCTTTTTGTACACTTGGACACTGTTAAAAATTCTATTAGTGCAGGTTTGGTGAGACAGACTTTCCAATTGATGATTTTGCAGCAGTTTGCCTCTTGGTAACTGTCATCAACTCCTGCTGTCATATAATAAAGAAAACAATAGTGGACACTAGTAGAGCCACGACAATTTTCACCTTTTTGTTAGATGCCAAATCTCTAGACCCCTAGATGTTATTTGCACATTTTGTGCATACAACTCCATAATGTCATGTTTGCTTGACTCAAATAA is a window from the Musa acuminata AAA Group cultivar baxijiao chromosome BXJ2-1, Cavendish_Baxijiao_AAA, whole genome shotgun sequence genome containing:
- the LOC135598546 gene encoding small ribosomal subunit protein uS15; its protein translation is MGRMHSRGKGISSSALPYKRTPPSWLKISAADVEENICKFAKKGLSPSQIGVILRDSHGIAQVKSVTGSKILRILKAHGLQPGLPEDLYHLIKKAVAIRKHLERSRKDKDSKFRLILVESRIHRLARYYKRTKKVESTWKYDASIASTMVS
- the LOC135585845 gene encoding GDT1-like protein 1, chloroplastic isoform X1, whose protein sequence is MVRCGSFTRASTSPSLLSSFPSLPSPAAAPLRRHLTWSRIAPASSNAVRPRASHQFPTPPPTRSGRPCRSRIPGDGTGLRYLDNHSGKATLRSMETRDDDNSFTETKSRSCRTHSCQQSKSPLSDLWKGIELTFLVGLLTFQVSQQAIAGTDFSGVQPTAYIGDLGDLSTGFASAFLLIFFSELGDKTFFIAALLAARNSGLVVFLGTFGALAAMSVVSVVLGRTFHYIDGVVPFRFGETDFPIDDFAAVCLLVYFGVTTLLEAASDDGQQTTDEQKEAELAVSEFSGDGAGIMAAASTVLSTFVLVFVAEWGDKSFFSTIALAAASSPLGVIAGATAGHALATLLAVLGGSLLGTFVSEKVISYVGGVLFLVFAAVTLIEIVN
- the LOC135585845 gene encoding GDT1-like protein 1, chloroplastic isoform X2, whose amino-acid sequence is MPSALVLLTNFPHLLRRDRGDRAGVGFREMERYLDNHSGKATLRSMETRDDDNSFTETKSRSCRTHSCQQSKSPLSDLWKGIELTFLVGLLTFQVSQQAIAGTDFSGVQPTAYIGDLGDLSTGFASAFLLIFFSELGDKTFFIAALLAARNSGLVVFLGTFGALAAMSVVSVVLGRTFHYIDGVVPFRFGETDFPIDDFAAVCLLVYFGVTTLLEAASDDGQQTTDEQKEAELAVSEFSGDGAGIMAAASTVLSTFVLVFVAEWGDKSFFSTIALAAASSPLGVIAGATAGHALATLLAVLGGSLLGTFVSEKVISYVGGVLFLVFAAVTLIEIVN